Proteins from one Microcaecilia unicolor chromosome 2, aMicUni1.1, whole genome shotgun sequence genomic window:
- the LOC115463689 gene encoding alpha-1,4-N-acetylglucosaminyltransferase-like, which yields MKLWILCLSLFFLIFICSAVYWMKTESLRTLHRFLNRQFTAEDIIKSNTGIFFAETTEKLEPSPLAVCAIESAARTYPNRSVYFYMKGLTKDMTVNKSSFYKAIPLLSSIANVHILPLDFEDVFKDTPLYPWYQKVNPAQEQFWTYVSADGFRLAVVWKYGGIYMDTDIISMRPIPEDDFLALAPTKSCSNAVFGFQRHYQFLWDCMEDFVKNYRGEIWGQQGPRLLTRMIVRQYGMPVVKGTEDATCGDFSILNPQRFFPIPYPAWERYFQVWNPNDTFKSSYALHLWNFMNKGRNKVIAGSNSLAENLFIKYCPHTYQFIVRH from the exons ATGAAATTATGGATATTATGTCTATCTCTTTTCTTTTTGATATTTATTTGTTCTGCTGTCTACTGGATGAAAACGGAGTCTTTACGGACATTGCACAGATTCTTAAATAGGCAGTTCACAGCTGAAGACATTATTAAATCTAATACTGGAATCTTTTTCGCTGAGACCACAGAGAAACTGGAGCCCTCCCCTTTAGCAGTGTGTGCAATAGAATCAGCAGCTCGGACGTACCCCAACAGAAGTGTTTATTTCTACATGAAAGGGCTGACCAAAGACATGACTGTCAACAAGAGTTCCTTCTACAAGGCCATTCCACTGCTATCATCTATTGCAAATGTCCACATCCTTCCCTTAGACTTTGAAGACGTTTTTAAAGACACTCCTCTCTATCCTTGGTACCAAAAG GTAAACCCGGCCCAGGAGCAATTCTGGACATATGTCAGTGCAGATGGCTTCAGATTAGCAGTGGTTTGGAAGTATGGTGGGATTTACATGGACACAGATATAATATCCATGAGGCCTATCCCAGAAGACGATTTCCTGGCATTGGCGCCCACTAAGTCCTGCAGCAATGCGGTATTTGGTTTCCAAAGGCACTATCAGTTTCTCTGGGACTGCATGGAGGACTTTGTGAAGAACTACAGAGGAGAGATATGGGGACAACAAGGCCCTAGACTACTTACTAGAATGATAGTAAGGCAATATGGGATGCCAGTTGTCAAGGGTACAGAAGATGCCACATGTGGAGATTTTTCCATTCTGAACCCACAGCGATTCTTTCCAATTCCCTATCCTGCATGGGAAAGGTACTTTCAGGTCTGGAATCCCAATGACACTTTTAAAAGCTCTTATGCATTGCACTTGTGGAATTTCATgaacaaaggtagaaataaaGTGATTGCTGGAAGCAATTCATTGGCTGAGAACCTCTTTATCAAATACTGTCCACATACTTATCAATTCATTGTAAgacactag